AACTCACGCGCGGCCGCGAGGCTATGGACCGGAAATGCGAGATGAAAAGGCGGCATCGCGCCTTGTGTCGTATCTGTCATCGAAATCTCTAACGCTATGGGGGAGGTTTGCTGGATGTTTCGCTGAAGGGGCCATTGAATGCAACGTAGTCTACTGATAAACGCAAACGCCTGAAAGCTCAATGATTTCGCGCTGAGCCTCAAAGTTTTCGATAACCGGGTCCGCCCCGCGCGGCCTACCCCTTGCGCAGCGGCCCCGTCGTGCCGCGCACGATCAGATCGGTCGGCACGATGTTCTGCGAACTGACGGGGCGCCCTTCGATACGCGCCAGCAGATAGTCGGCGCTGCGCGTGCCGATTTCGTCGGCGGCAAGGCGCATGGTCGTGAGCGGCGGCGTCGTGAAGCTCGATACCTCGATATCGTTGATCCCCGCGATCGACAGTTCGCCGGGCACCTCGATGCCCGCTTCATGCGCTGCAGCCAGTGCGCCGATCGCGAGCAGATCGGTGCCGCAAATCACGGCGGTCGGCCGCTCCGGACCTTGCATCAGCGCTTTCATCGCCATCTGCCCTTCGATGATCTTGTGCGGCATTTCGATCAGATGCTCGTGGCGCAGCTGCAGGCCGCGCGCTTGCAGCGCGGCGCGCACGCCGATAATGCGGTCCGCCGCGCGGTCGCTGTGCTGGGTCATCTGCGTGATCATGCCGAAGCGCGTGTGACCGAGGTCGAGCAGATAGTCGGCAAGACGCCGGCCGACCGCGACATTGTCGAAACCGACATACGGGTGGTCGCGGTCGACGGTCCAGCCGTTGACGAGCGGAATCTGCTCCTTCCCGATCAGTTCATAAAGCGCGGGCGAATGGCTGCGGCCAACCAGCATCAGGCCCGCGATGCCGTCCGCGATCAGCGCGCGCACCTGCTTGAGCTCGTCCTGCTGGTCGTAATACGAGCAGCCGAGCAGCAGCGTATAGCCGGCTTCGCCGATACGCTTTTGCAGCGCGAATACACCGAGCGCGAAGTTCTGGTTTTCGAGCGACGGAATCACCGCGCCGATCGTCTTCGAGCGTTGCGACGCCAGCGCGCGCGCCGCCGCATGCGGCGTATAGCCGAGTTGATCGGCAATATCGCGCACGCGCTGCCGCAAGTCGGCCGCGACCGTCGCGTTGCCGTTCAGCACGCGCGAGACGGTCGCCGTGGAAACGCCCGCGGCCCGGGCGACATCCAGTACGGAAATCGCATTCGATTTGCGGCGCGGCGCGCGCTTTTTTGTTTCTGCAGTCAACGTTGCACCCAGCCCGGTCTTGTCGTGCGGGGCGCACCCCGCGCCCCTACGAGCGGCATTTTATAGCGCGAATTTTGCAGTGCCGGATTGTGTAGCACGTCAGTTCACGAGTCGAAGATGGCGAATACGGTGCGATGCGCTTGTGCAGACCGACAATCGGATCTCAGTCGATGCGCTTCACGTCGCCGTCGAATTCGACAATGCAGCCGAAGCCGCCATGAAACAGCGCCTCGCGCGCATCTTCGCGCGCGCCGGCTGCCGCAATGCGTGCGGCGGCGCTCGCTTCGGCATCGTCTGCGGGCTCGTAACCGAGAAAACGCGCGTTCGCATTGCTCCAGCGGTTGCGCGCATTGTTCGATACGCCGTACACGATCACGAAGTGATAGTCGGGATAATCGATGCAGCGTTTCGTCAGCTGCACCATGTCGCGATGGCTGATCCACGTGTACAAATGGCGCGGCATGGTCGGCGTGTCGTCGGCGCGAAACGAGCCGATGCGCAGGCAGGCCACCGACATCGCGTGCTTGTCCGCATACAGCCTGCCGAGCGCTTCGCCGAACACCTTCGATACGCCATAGCGGCTGTCGGGGCGCGGCGCGACCGTATCGTCGATCATGCGGTCGCGCCGATGAAATCCGACCGCATGATTCGAGCTCGCGAAAATCACGCGTTTCACGCCCGCTTGCCGCGCCGCTTCGAACACGTTGTAGCAGCCGTCGATATTGATGTCGCGGATTTTCTCCCAGCTGTCTTCGTCGGGAATGCCGGCCAGATGCACGACGACGTCGACGCCCTGCATCGCGGGCAGCAGATCGGCGAGGCGCGTGATGTCCGTACTGACGATTTCCTCGCCGTCGCCGGCCGGCGCTTGCGGCGCGATGTCCGCGAGGCGCAGCCGATACTGGCCGCGCAAACCGGCACGCAATGCGCGGCCGATATGGCCCGCCGCGCCCGTGATCAGAACCCGTGTCATTCGCTTGTCTCCCTATGTTGCTGTGATGCCGCTGCGTCCATCGCGTCGTGCACGCGCCGCCGCCATTCGCCGCGGCGCTGCCGCTGTGCTATCAGGCCTTGTTGCCGCCGCCCGGCACCGTCGCGATCACTTTCGGCGCGCGCAGGAAATCGAAATCGCAGCCGTCGTCGGCCTGCATGATCGTCTCGAGGAACAGCTTCCGATAGCCGCGTGCTTCGGAATCGGCTGCGCGAGGCGGCAACGCGGCAAGGCGCGCGGCGATGTCGGCGTCGGACAGCAGCAGTTCGATCGAGCGCTGCGCCACCGACAGCCGGATGCGGTCGCCGCTGCGCACGATCGCAAGCGGTCCGCCGATCGCCGCTTCGGGCGTGACGTGCAGCACGATCGTGCCGGCCGCCGTGCCGCTCATACGGCCATCGGAAATGCGCACCATGTCCTTCACGCCCTCGCGCGCGAGCTTGCGCGGAATCGGGATATAGCCGGCCTCGGGCATGCCCGGCGCGCCGACCGGCCCGATGCGCTTGAGCACGAGCACGTCGTGCGCGCTCACGTCGAGCGCGGGGTCGTCGATGCGGTTGGCGAGGTCTTGCGCGTCTTCGAATACGACGGCCCGCCCTTCGTGCTCCATCAATTGCGGATTCGCGGCGGACTGCTTGATGATCGCGCCGCCGGGCGCGAGGTTGCCGCGCAGCACGGCGATGCCGCCTTGCGGATAG
The nucleotide sequence above comes from Paraburkholderia sp. SOS3. Encoded proteins:
- a CDS encoding LacI family DNA-binding transcriptional regulator, with protein sequence MTAETKKRAPRRKSNAISVLDVARAAGVSTATVSRVLNGNATVAADLRQRVRDIADQLGYTPHAAARALASQRSKTIGAVIPSLENQNFALGVFALQKRIGEAGYTLLLGCSYYDQQDELKQVRALIADGIAGLMLVGRSHSPALYELIGKEQIPLVNGWTVDRDHPYVGFDNVAVGRRLADYLLDLGHTRFGMITQMTQHSDRAADRIIGVRAALQARGLQLRHEHLIEMPHKIIEGQMAMKALMQGPERPTAVICGTDLLAIGALAAAHEAGIEVPGELSIAGINDIEVSSFTTPPLTTMRLAADEIGTRSADYLLARIEGRPVSSQNIVPTDLIVRGTTGPLRKG
- a CDS encoding NAD-dependent epimerase/dehydratase family protein gives rise to the protein MTRVLITGAAGHIGRALRAGLRGQYRLRLADIAPQAPAGDGEEIVSTDITRLADLLPAMQGVDVVVHLAGIPDEDSWEKIRDINIDGCYNVFEAARQAGVKRVIFASSNHAVGFHRRDRMIDDTVAPRPDSRYGVSKVFGEALGRLYADKHAMSVACLRIGSFRADDTPTMPRHLYTWISHRDMVQLTKRCIDYPDYHFVIVYGVSNNARNRWSNANARFLGYEPADDAEASAAARIAAAGAREDAREALFHGGFGCIVEFDGDVKRID